A genome region from Erigeron canadensis isolate Cc75 chromosome 3, C_canadensis_v1, whole genome shotgun sequence includes the following:
- the LOC122594616 gene encoding zinc finger protein ZAT9-like → MEKHKCKVCLKKFANGRALGGHMRSHMLPLYVNPSPPLSSPESETGSSKNPTRRRSKRARKPETSWFNEVQHFNQSVSNTSPEEDVAFCLMMLSRDKWADDEPADQPESESDHQEFTNSNRIRARMNYECETCNKVFNSYQALGGHRANHKKYKVVHKLAQNVSSNKDKVHICPVCFKVFSSGQALGGHKRTHGTTVVKHRNMFIDLNLPAPTDDDDDEVDQIEVSTVSDGEFVKAH, encoded by the coding sequence ATGGAGAAACACAAATGCAAAGTATGCTTAAAGAAGTTTGCAAATGGCAGAGCTTTAGGTGGTCACATGAGATCCCACATGCTTCCTCTGTACGTCAACCCATCACCACCACTTTCTTCCCCAGAAAGCGAAACCGGGTCATCAAAAAACCCAACAAGAAGACGATCGAAACGGGCCAGAAAGCCCGAAACTTCATGGTTCAATGAAGTACAACATTTTAATCAGTCAGTTTCCAATACTTCACCAGAAGAAGATGtagcattttgtttgatgatgttATCAAGAGACAAATGGGCTGATGATGAGCCTGCAGATCAACCCGAATCAGAATCTGATCATCAAGAATTTACCAACTCCAACCGAATTCGGGCCAGAATGAATTACGAATGCGAAACATGTAACAAGGTTTTTAATTCATATCAAGCCCTTGGTGGACATAGAGCAAATCACAAAAAATACAAAGTGGTTCATAAATTAGCACAAAATGTTTCATCAAATAAAGATAAAGTCCATATATGTCCTGTTTGTTTTAAAGTGTTTAGTTCTGGGCAAGCACTTGGTGGTCATAAAAGAACACATGGCACCACAGTTGTAAAACATAGAAATATGTTTATTGATCTTAATTTACCTGCCccaactgacgatgatgatgatgaagttgatcAAATTGAAGTTTCTACTGTTTCAGATGGTGAATTTGTGAAAGCCCATTAG